The genomic region TGCCTGGTAGAGGGGACCTAAGCTCATTGCCACTAATCTCCCTACCCCATTAAGTGACTTTCGTGCAAAAATAATGAGGCCAGAGTGGCTGAGGCCAAGGCAGACAAAAAGGGACAGGAGATGAGGTCCAAGGGCCTGATCATCCAGCTGGATAGCTGTGGGGTGAACTCTGGATTTGACTTGAAGTGTGATTGGAATTTCTGGGAAAGGTTTTCAAGCAGAGGAGGGGGTGATCTGATCTTGAAAATGCCCCCTGGCAGCTCTGTGGGGGACTGGGAGAGACAGGGAGCCTAGTGGAAGTGGCTACAGTAATCCaggtgggagatggtgatggttcTGACCAGTGGCCATaggggtggggagatggggtCAGATCCTGGACTTATTTTGAAGGTTGCTGCTAGATTTGGGGATgggtcaaatttttaaaaatacatttatttgcttgcaccaggtcttcgttgcagcacacagaagaatctttagttgcggcatgtgaactcttagttgtagcacgtgggatctagttccctgaccacagatcgaacccatgccccttgcattgggagcaaggagtcttagccactgggcccccagggaagtccctaggggGTGAACTGCATGTGGAGGGTGAAGAAACAGAGGAGCTAAGAGTCAGCCTTGAGTGCTGGGGACTGAGCTATAAAGTGGATGGTGGATTCGAAACCAGGATTCAAAACCAGCATTCCCTGAACTTCCACTCCAGAGATAGTGGCAATTGCTACACACtagcattcattcactcactcactaggGATGTATTGAGCTGTGGCTCAGGCCAGGTGCCATTCAGAGCACCAAGGGCTgcaaaagtgaaatgaaacagTATCCTTGTGATGCTGACATCCTAGGGAGGGCAAACAGGCAGCAAGCgaaacagcaaataaaaatgtaacacGCTTCAGGGGGTAAGTGTGGAGAGAAGTGGCTGGAGAGAGATGGGTGTTGGCTTAAATGGGGTGTTCAGAGAAGACCTTTGTGAGCACCTGGTCTTTAAGCATGGATGATAGTTATGATAATAAGAAACACTTCAAGAGCACTTACTGGTTATTGAGTGAGTAttgttgaataatagtgataTTATTTGTCAgtgctgcatgcatgcatgctcagttgctaagtcatgtccgactctttgcgaccccatggactactggccagcctcctctgtccatgggatttcccaggaaagaatactggagtgagttgccatttccttctccagtggatcttcctgactcagagattgaacctggatcttctgcactggcaggcggattctttaccactgagccaccaaggaaacccactTGTGCCCTGAGATGTTCTAAATACTTCCATTCATTTCATCTGCCTAGTCACActctcatcatcatcattttgCAAATGATAGAGGTCAGGGAAGTGGCCAGAAGCtacacacagccaggaagtgggGGCTCCAGGGTCTCAGCTCAGGCCATCTGGTTCCAGACGCTATGCTAAACCTGACCATCCATGCGTGAAGGAATGACTCTTCATTTCCCAGAAGGGGGAACTCGGAAACGAGGGGGTTAAGGAGGAAGCTGGGCACAGAGAGCCTGAGTCACAAGGTTAGGAAGTGGTGGTGCAGGGACTCAAAGCCAGGCAAATTGGCCCCACAGTCTATGCCCTTGAATTCTAGACCAGTGGCTCTCAGACTTGAGCATGCATGGGAACCCCagctgcatgcatgcgtgctcagtcgcttcagttgtgtccgactctttgtgaccccatggactatagcccatcaggctcttctgtccatgggattctccaggcaagaatactagagtgggttgccatgccctcctccaggggatcttgccaacccaggaatcaaacccgtgtgtcctgcattgcaggcatattcttataccactgagccaccagggaagccctggaaaccCTGGGAGAGCTTGTCAAGACAGATTGCTGGGCCCCTCCCCCTGAACTTCTGACTCAACGGGGCTGCAGAGGGCCTGGGAATATGCATTTCTGTCAAAGAATCAataggtgatgctgatgctgctgatccAGGACttacactttgagaaccactaccCTAGCTGCCTTTGAGTGTAGGAAGGAATGAATACCCAGTTTCTATTAGGgggaactgaggttcagagacgCTGTCTAGTGGGCAAAAACCACACAGCTCTTAGATGGTAATGCCAGAATCGCAAATCCAGGCAATCTGGCCTGTGTGCTCAATGTCTCAATCGTGTCCcgttctgtgtgaccccatggactgtagcccgccaggatcctctgtccatggaatttgccaggcaagaatactggagtggtttgccatttcctactccaggggctcttccccatccagggatcgaacccacatctcctgtgtttcctgcactggcaggtggattctttaccgtggctccacctgggaagcccccaatctGGAGTCGGGTTTTAAACCATTCCCCTGCACTGCCTCCTGCTGGTCAaacggatgaatgaatgaatggttggagagcatcacagactcaatggacacgaatttgagcaaactccgggaaatagtgaaggacagggaagcctggagtgctacagtccatggggtctcaaagacagGGACACGACTTGGGCACTGAACAAGAACAGcagcaatgaatgaatggatggagtcCCAATTCCCGCCGAGGGGGGGAATCGTGGGCAGGGCGACGACCCCTGAGCCTCTTGACagctctccctgcctctcctcccaCGCCCGCAGGTGAAGCTGGTGTTCGTGGAGGACCAGGCGGTGGTGGAGACCGTGTTCTTCCTGACGTCACGCACCCGGGCGCTGCTGCGGCGCTTCCCACGCATGCTTCTGGTGGACCGGCTGCCGGGGCTGCAAGGCGCGCTGGATCTGCTGGCGGTCCTGTGCGTGGACGGCGCGGGCCGCGCGCGTCAGGCCGCGTGCTGCGTGGCGCGCCCGGGCACGCCGAGCCTGCTGCGCTTCGCGCTGGCCTCGTTGCTGCAGAGCGCGCCAGATGTCAAGGGCCGCGTGCGCTGCCTGACTGCCGGGCCCGAGGTGGCGGCGCAGCTGCCAGCCGTGCGCCAGCTCCTGCCCGGCGCTCGCGTCCAGATCTGCAGGGCGCAGGGCCTGGAGACGCTCTTCAGCAAGGCGCAGGAGCTTGGCGGCGCGGGCCGCGAGGACCCGGGCCTGTGGCCCCGCCTGTGTCGCCTGGCGGGCGCGTCGTCCCCCGCCGCCTATGCCGAGGCCCTGGCCGAGCTGCGGGCCCACGGCCCGGCCGCCTTCGTCGATTACTTTGAGCGCAACTGGGCGCCACGCCGGGACATGTGGGTGCGCTTCCGCGCCTTCGAAGCCGCCCGCGACCTGGACGCGTGCGCCTTGGTGCGCGGCCACCGCCGGCGTTTGCTGCGTCGCCTGAGCCCCTCGCGCAGCGTGGCGCAGTGCCTACGCGATCTGGTGGCCATGCAGTGGGCCGACGCGGCTGGGGAGGCGGCGCCCGACATCTCCGACGACGCGGGCCCTTGGCCGGAGGGGGAGCCAGGGAGGGGAGCACAGGTGGAAAACCAGAGGTTGAAGGGCCTAGAAACCAGAGACTGGGGAGGGGCGTGGAAGGAGGGAAGTTTTTGGAGACAAGCTCAGGTGGAGAAGGAGTGGGCCCGAGGGCTGGAGACCAGAGACCGGGGAGGGGCTCAGGTGGAAAGTGAGAAGGGGAGAGGGTTGCAAATCCGTGACTGGAGAGGGGTCCAGTTGGAAAACCAGGTGAGAGAGCTAGAGGGGAGTGTCTGGAGAGGGTCCCAGTTGGAGAAGGAGCGCTTGAGAGCTCCCGAGATCCGAGACTGGAGGGGGGGCCCGTTGGAGGGTGAGAAAGATTGGGGGCTGGAAGGTTATATCTGGAGGGGGGCCCAGGTGGAGGACCAGAGGTTGAGAGGACTGGAAGGGTATACCTGGAGGCTGGCGCAGCTGGAGGATCGAAAGGTTAGGGTGCTGGAGACCGCAGACGGGAGGGGGACCCAGTTTGATTGCGAGAGAGTCAGGAGTCATGATGGGAGCTCCTGGAGGGGGCCCAAGTTGCACGATGAGCGGGTAAGTGGCCTGAAAACCAGGGACTGGAAGGGGCTGCACTTGGAAGCCGAGAAGGAGAGGGGGCTGGAGGTCAGAAACTGGAGGGGGGTCCCTGCGGAGAAGGCCCTGGAACTGGTCCCCGAGAATGGAGACCCCAGGGGGCCCCAgtggggagatgggaggcagAGAGGGCCAGAGACTAGAGAAGGAGGAGCGAGGTTGGGTGTCAAAAGAAGAAGGGGCCTGGAGGATGTAGTTCTGATCCAGCTGGGGGACCCTAGGGGGGCAGGCCTGGAGAATGGAGACGGAGGGGGTGCCCAGGCTGGCAGCCCCAAGAGCAGAGG from Bos javanicus breed banteng chromosome 18, ARS-OSU_banteng_1.0, whole genome shotgun sequence harbors:
- the ZSWIM9 gene encoding uncharacterized protein ZSWIM9; amino-acid sequence: MEPPPGTAAGQEEQELRERAFFSWAEFSRFFDAWCQQRLALFFVKSSMHLARCRWASAPPLYTLIDVLKYSYVRLVCKDVRAPSRPAVGPPQPGCPAFIIVKLSPLRDRLVVTECQLTHSHPACPLEFAYYFRPGHLLANACLPVRTTNKISKQFVAPADVRRLLSYCKGRDHGVLDALHVLEGLFRTDPEAKVKLVFVEDQAVVETVFFLTSRTRALLRRFPRMLLVDRLPGLQGALDLLAVLCVDGAGRARQAACCVARPGTPSLLRFALASLLQSAPDVKGRVRCLTAGPEVAAQLPAVRQLLPGARVQICRAQGLETLFSKAQELGGAGREDPGLWPRLCRLAGASSPAAYAEALAELRAHGPAAFVDYFERNWAPRRDMWVRFRAFEAARDLDACALVRGHRRRLLRRLSPSRSVAQCLRDLVAMQWADAAGEAAPDISDDAGPWPEGEPGRGAQVENQRLKGLETRDWGGAWKEGSFWRQAQVEKEWARGLETRDRGGAQVESEKGRGLQIRDWRGVQLENQVRELEGSVWRGSQLEKERLRAPEIRDWRGGPLEGEKDWGLEGYIWRGAQVEDQRLRGLEGYTWRLAQLEDRKVRVLETADGRGTQFDCERVRSHDGSSWRGPKLHDERVSGLKTRDWKGLHLEAEKERGLEVRNWRGVPAEKALELVPENGDPRGPQWGDGRQRGPETREGGARLGVKRRRGLEDVVLIQLGDPRGAGLENGDGGGAQAGSPKSRGGQGRECGDPGGGCLGLGDGVTCSAPVGTVLEGDPERAARRRRYPAPGESSQEGSGGEGPREPKRPCCPSGDEEVDWEPLAKFRAACGPELAELVAEELAFARQHGTRGFHWTGAGFALQDGASDFFLDGALTRCSCSIHAARRLPCRHVFAARLLTGAALFHMDLLRDCWGRAPEP